The Priestia megaterium NBRC 15308 = ATCC 14581 region GATCAGTATCTACGTTTGCTCGGTCGAGACCTGCTACTTTCCCTGTATGGATTGTAAAAGCATTCATCTGTGTTCTCCTCCTTATCGCACCGCTTGTTCTTGTAGTTTGCGTACATCAACAAAATGTCCATATACCGCTGCCGCTGCTGCCATTACCGGGCTTACTAAATGCGTTCTGGCGCCTTTTCCTTGACGTCCTTCAAAATTCCGGTTAGAAGTGGACGCACAGTGTTCGCCTTGTGGAACTAAGTCAGAGTTCATGCCTAGACACATGCTGCAGCCTGAGTCTCTCCAATCAAAACCTGCTTCAATAAAAATAGCAGATAACCCTTCTTCTTCAGCCACTCGCTTTACTTTTTGAGAACCTGGTACAATGATCGCTCGCACATCTGGTGACACTTTCTTTCCTTTAATAAAGGCTGCCACGTCACGAAGATCAGACAAACGAGCATTCGTACATGAACCGATAAATACATGCTGAACTGGAATCTCTTCTATTGCCATACCAGGCTGTAAGCCCATATACTCAAGTGCTCGTGACAAAGACTTTCTCTCAGCTTCTGTTTTACACTCTTCTAATGTAGGAACTTGCTTGCTAACATAAGAACTCATCGCCGGGTTTGTTCCCCATGTTACAACAGGTTCAATTGTATCTGCATCAATTTCCAGCGTTTCATCGTACGTTGCACCTTCATCTGTTGCTAAAGCTGCCCAAGCTTCCACTGCTTTTTCAAACTGTTCTCCTTTAGGAGCATACTGACGTCCTTTAATATAAGAGAACGTGACATCGTCTGGACTGATTAAACCAGCTTTTGCACCGGCTTCAATAGACATATTACAAATGGTCATGCGCTCTTCCATTGAAAGATCGCGAATACATTCGCCCGTAAATTCCACGATTGAACCCGTTCCAAAATTCACACCGAATTTTTGAATTATTGCTAACACAATGTCCTTAGCATAAACGCCAGGCTGCTTTTTGCCATTCACTTTCACTTGTAGCGTTTTTGGTTTCGCTTGCCATAGCGTTTGTGTTGCTAAAACATGCTCTACCTCACTAGTTCCTATCCCAAAAGCAAGCGCTCCAAATGCACCGTGAGTAGATGTATGACTATCTCCGCACACAATGGTTTTTCCAGGCTGAGTTAATCCTAATTCCGGTCCAATGATATGCACAATTCCTTGCTCTTCACTTGTTAAATCTAAAAGCTTCACACCAAACTCATGACAGTTTTCAGATAGTTTGTCTACTTGTTTCTTTGCAATCGGATCTTTAATATTAAAACGGTCAACTGTTGGAATGTTGTGATCCATTGTAGCAAACGTTAAGTCTGGACGCTTCACTTGGCGATTTGCCACGCGAAGACCTTCAAATGCTTGAGGAGACGTTACTTCATGAATAAGATGAAGATCGATATATAATAAGTCCGGCTTCCCCTCTTCTCGACGTACAACATGTTGTTCCCAAAGCTTATCAATAATTGTTTTTGGTTTCATACTGCTCCTCCTTTCTGATTATGAAAAACGTTTCTCACAAAACGTGAGAAACGCATGATTAACTGTAAGCTGTCATAATGCTTGAAATGGCAGAATCATTGGCAATTACCGCAGTTATCGCCTCCACCATTTTATCGGTACCTAAATAATGATTACCGTCTGCTAAGTCAGCTGTTCGATGACCTGCATGTAATACACTTTCAACCGCTTGTTCAATCACTGCTGCTTCTTTTTCTAATCCAAACGAATGTCTAAGCAACATTGCTGCAGATAAAATAGCGGCAATCGGATTAGCTTTGTTTTGACCAGCAATATCTGGTGCAGAACCGTGAACCGGTTCGTATAGAGACGGACCATCAGCCGTTAAGCTCGCAGATGGCAACATTCCTAACGATCCTGTCAGCATAGAAGCCTCATCACTCAAAATATCACCAAACATATTTTCAGTTACCACTACATCAAAATACTTCGGATTACGAATTAACTGCATAGCAGCTGAATCTACAAGCATATGCTCAAGCTCTACATCCGGGTAGTCTTTTGCTACTTCTTCAGCTACTTCACGCCACACTCTACTAGACTCAAGCACATTCGCTTTATCAACAGACGTTACTTTTTTACGTCGATTTACAGCCGTGTCAAATGCTTGGCGAATAATTCTTTCTATTTCTGTACGCTTATAAAATAATGTGTCGACAACTGTTTCTTCATTTCCTTCTGTTCGGCGCTCGCTAGGCTTACCAAAATATAAGCCTCCTGTTAGCTCACGGACGATAATGAAGTCAACACCTTCAATGTATTCTTTTTTCAGAGGAGAGGCATCCGCTAAGCTATCATAAAACGTCACTGGACGAAGATTAGCATATAAATCCAGTTCTTTTCGAATAGCTAGCAAACCTTTTTCCGGTCGCAAATGTGAAGGGTTACGATCCCATTTTGGCCCTCCCACCGATCCAAGTAATACAGCATCCGCCTGCTTACAAGTCTCAATTGTACTTTCTGGAAGAGGTGTGCCCGCTTCATCAATTGCAGCTCCGCCAATTAGTCCATACGTAAACTCAAATTGATGATCAAAGCGCTCTCCAATTGCTTTTAAAACGGCAACAGCGCCTTTGGTTACTTCTGTTCCTACGCCGTCACCCGGTAATACAGCGACTTTTTTTGTCATGGTGGTCTCTCCCTTCAGTTCACATTACTTCTTGCTTTGTACGATGCTGCTGAATAGCGATTAAACGATTAATGGCGTTCAGATATGCTTTCGCTGACGATTCTAATACGTCAAATGCTACTCCGCGTCCGCTTGCTTCAGTTCCTTCACTTTCAACCTTCACAAATACTTCAGCCAGTGCATCCGGCCCACCGTTAATAGACTGAATACGATAGTCTAATAGTTTTACATCTTGTTCAACACAGCGCTGCAGCGTATTATAGATAGCTTCCACGCTTCCAGATCCGGTAGCTGCTTCTTGAATCTCTTCGCCATTTTCTTTGCGAAGCGTAATCGTAGCCGTTGGAATATTGTTCGTACCATACTGAACTTGCAGACTTTCAAGCTTATATTCACTTTCTTTGCTAACTTGCTTTTGAATGACTAATGCCAATAAATCATCATCGGTAATGTCTTTTTTCTTATCTGCTAAGTCTTTAAACTTCTCAAAAAGCACGTTTGCTTCTGTATCTTCCAATGTGAATCCAAGCTCTACTAAGCGTGTACGGAACGCATGACGGCCTGAGTGTTTACCAAGCACAATTGGATTTTGTTTAACACCCACAAGTTCTGGGGAAATAATCTCATATGTTAACGGATTTTTTAAGACGCCATCTTGGTGAATACCTGATTCATGAGCAAAAGCATTTTTTCCGACAATTGCTTTATTTGGTGCAATATTCATCCCGGTAAGCTTACTGATAATGTCACTCGTACGCTTGATTTCAGGCAAGATAAGACCTGTGCTCGCTTGATAGAAATCTTGACGGACATGAAGCGCAAGTGCTACTTCTTCAAGAGCTGCGTTACCCGCACGTTCTCCGATTCCGTTAATCGTTCCTTCAATTTGAGTAGCTCCTGCTTCAATCGCAGCCATTGAATTGGCCACAGCTAGCCCTAAGTCATCGTGACAGTGAGCTGACAAATCAACTTTATGAATATTTGACACATGTTCTTTTAAGTAATTAAATACTGATTGATAGTCACCAGGAGTGATAAATCCTACTGTATCTGGAATATTAACGACTTTTGCACCAGCATCAATAACTGCTTCTACAATTCTAGCTAAAAACGGTAAATCTGTTCGACATGCATCTTCAGCAGACCATTGAACAACTGGGAATTTTTCACTTGCGTATTTCACCATTTCCACTGCTGTTTCAAGTACTTCATCAGGTGTTTTTTTCAATTTATGCTGCATATGAATTTCGGAAGTAGCGATAAAAACATGCAGTCTTGGTTCTGCACTTTCTTTTAACGCTTCCCATGCAATGTCAATATCTTTTGTAACAGACCTTGCAAGACCTGTTACAGAAGAATTTTTGACAATAGACGCAATTTCTTTTACGGATTGAAAATCACCTTTTGAAGAAGCGGGAAATCCGGCTTCAATGATGTCGATACCTAATCGCTCTAACTGCTTAGCAATTTCAAGCTTTTCTTGTAGGTTCAAATTGACTCCAGGTGACTGTTCACCATCGCGTAGCGTCGTGTCAAATAGTTTAATTTTTTGCACTAGCGATCACCGCTTCTTTCTTTTGTTTTTTAACAAATGGCATCATTTCACGTAATTGAGCGCCAACTTTTTCAATTAAATGTTCATTTTCACGGTTATTGATAGCAGTAAATTCTGGACGATTTGCTTGGTTTTCTAAGATCCAGCCTTTTGCAAATTTACCTGTTTGGATATCTTCAAGCACTTTTTTCATTTGTTCTTTTGAACGCTCATCTACAACGCGTGGTCCTGAAACGAAGTCACCCCATTGAGCTGTATCAGAGATTGAATAACGCATGCCTTCCATTCCGCCTTCATACATAAGGTCAACAATTAATTTTAATTCGTGTAAGCACTCAAAATATGCAACTTCCGGTTGGTAGCCAGCTTCTACAAGCGTTTCAAAACCAGCTTTAACTAATGAAGTTAAACCACCACAAAGTACTGCTTGCTCACCGAAAAGATCTGTTTCTGTTTCTTCTTTAAATGTTGTTTCTAATACACCCGCACGAGCTGAACCGATTGCTTTAGCATAAGCTAACGCTACGTCTTTTGCTTCTCCAGTTACATCTTGGAATACTGCGAATAACGCCGGTACACCAGCTCCTTCTTCATACGTTCTTCTTACAAGGTGACCAGGGCCTTTTGGAGCTACTAAGAATACGTCAACAAATTCAGGTGCTACGATTTGGTTAAAGTGAATGTTGAAACCGTGAGCAAATACTAAAGATTTTCCTGGTTTTAGTCCTGGAAGAATTTCTTCGTTATAAACTTTTGGCTGATACTCATCTGGAAGTAATACCATTACTACTTCTGCTTGTTGAACT contains the following coding sequences:
- the leuC gene encoding 3-isopropylmalate dehydratase large subunit, whose translation is MKPKTIIDKLWEQHVVRREEGKPDLLYIDLHLIHEVTSPQAFEGLRVANRQVKRPDLTFATMDHNIPTVDRFNIKDPIAKKQVDKLSENCHEFGVKLLDLTSEEQGIVHIIGPELGLTQPGKTIVCGDSHTSTHGAFGALAFGIGTSEVEHVLATQTLWQAKPKTLQVKVNGKKQPGVYAKDIVLAIIQKFGVNFGTGSIVEFTGECIRDLSMEERMTICNMSIEAGAKAGLISPDDVTFSYIKGRQYAPKGEQFEKAVEAWAALATDEGATYDETLEIDADTIEPVVTWGTNPAMSSYVSKQVPTLEECKTEAERKSLSRALEYMGLQPGMAIEEIPVQHVFIGSCTNARLSDLRDVAAFIKGKKVSPDVRAIIVPGSQKVKRVAEEEGLSAIFIEAGFDWRDSGCSMCLGMNSDLVPQGEHCASTSNRNFEGRQGKGARTHLVSPVMAAAAAVYGHFVDVRKLQEQAVR
- the leuB gene encoding 3-isopropylmalate dehydrogenase codes for the protein MTKKVAVLPGDGVGTEVTKGAVAVLKAIGERFDHQFEFTYGLIGGAAIDEAGTPLPESTIETCKQADAVLLGSVGGPKWDRNPSHLRPEKGLLAIRKELDLYANLRPVTFYDSLADASPLKKEYIEGVDFIIVRELTGGLYFGKPSERRTEGNEETVVDTLFYKRTEIERIIRQAFDTAVNRRKKVTSVDKANVLESSRVWREVAEEVAKDYPDVELEHMLVDSAAMQLIRNPKYFDVVVTENMFGDILSDEASMLTGSLGMLPSASLTADGPSLYEPVHGSAPDIAGQNKANPIAAILSAAMLLRHSFGLEKEAAVIEQAVESVLHAGHRTADLADGNHYLGTDKMVEAITAVIANDSAISSIMTAYS
- a CDS encoding 2-isopropylmalate synthase; this translates as MQKIKLFDTTLRDGEQSPGVNLNLQEKLEIAKQLERLGIDIIEAGFPASSKGDFQSVKEIASIVKNSSVTGLARSVTKDIDIAWEALKESAEPRLHVFIATSEIHMQHKLKKTPDEVLETAVEMVKYASEKFPVVQWSAEDACRTDLPFLARIVEAVIDAGAKVVNIPDTVGFITPGDYQSVFNYLKEHVSNIHKVDLSAHCHDDLGLAVANSMAAIEAGATQIEGTINGIGERAGNAALEEVALALHVRQDFYQASTGLILPEIKRTSDIISKLTGMNIAPNKAIVGKNAFAHESGIHQDGVLKNPLTYEIISPELVGVKQNPIVLGKHSGRHAFRTRLVELGFTLEDTEANVLFEKFKDLADKKKDITDDDLLALVIQKQVSKESEYKLESLQVQYGTNNIPTATITLRKENGEEIQEAATGSGSVEAIYNTLQRCVEQDVKLLDYRIQSINGGPDALAEVFVKVESEGTEASGRGVAFDVLESSAKAYLNAINRLIAIQQHRTKQEVM
- the ilvC gene encoding ketol-acid reductoisomerase, producing the protein MTKVYYNGDAKDQLLQGKTVAIVGYGSQGHAHAQNLRDSGVNVVVGLRKGKSWDQAEQDGFTVLSVKDAVQQAEVVMVLLPDEYQPKVYNEEILPGLKPGKSLVFAHGFNIHFNQIVAPEFVDVFLVAPKGPGHLVRRTYEEGAGVPALFAVFQDVTGEAKDVALAYAKAIGSARAGVLETTFKEETETDLFGEQAVLCGGLTSLVKAGFETLVEAGYQPEVAYFECLHELKLIVDLMYEGGMEGMRYSISDTAQWGDFVSGPRVVDERSKEQMKKVLEDIQTGKFAKGWILENQANRPEFTAINNRENEHLIEKVGAQLREMMPFVKKQKKEAVIASAKN